In the Cryptococcus neoformans var. neoformans JEC21 chromosome 1, complete sequence genome, one interval contains:
- a CDS encoding expressed protein — protein sequence MVRSALASLARPLSRQSTQSTSLSAKRYASHGPTYNPPSGYLFGERPPKDGKRVKESWENIYYVGMFGGMVFMGVVYAYKPDTSIQSWALKEAKERLEARGEEYQYKPKSA from the exons ATGGTCCGCTCAGCGCTCGCATCTCTCGCCCGTCCCCTCTCCCGTCAATCCACTCAATCCACATCTCTCTCTGCTAAACGATACGCGAGTCATGGGCCTACTTACAACCCCCCATCAGGGTATCTCTTCGGCGAACGT CCCCccaaagatggaaagagagtAAAGGAGTCTTGGGA GAACATCTACTACGTTGGCATGTTTGGCGGAATGGTTTTTATGGGCGTAGTCTATGCTTACAAGCCCGATACAAG CATTCAAAGCTGGGCCTTGAAGGAAGCCAAGGAACGTTTGGAGGCTAGGGGTGAGGAATACCAGTACAAGCCTAAGTCTGCTTAG
- a CDS encoding expressed protein, whose product MACRPSLYALSRLSFIPNTRPFTSAHFPRQKSTSRQRLYALLGLSLSLPAGYYFFQSSPSLSPSVYSDQELKSSKSLTPFHKLVTIKIPSSSYGFFDKPYRLDGEVADVKGGEVVIQHVMVKSPDIQIERPYTLINDPNAANGEREMRMVVKRVRGGEVGRVVHTTKEGEMLGVRGPIPTFSIYPQRYDKIIMISTGTAVSPFLQLLAKLSPSNAPRLELIQALPALSSSTPPFSHESLDRAAPIKWDWVDTNEDPSFLPSLEKKFGEKLKITRFPQGAVPAGAVQAALEGMNRERVLVLVCLPPWLMRPLCGGMTRNLDQGPVTGVLRELGLGSKQVYKLE is encoded by the exons ATGGCTTGCAGGCCGTCTCTCTATGCGTTATCGAGGCTCTCTTTCATTCCAAATACTCGTCCATTTACCTCGGCCCACTTTCCGAGACAGAAGTCAACTTCTCGCCAACGGCTTTACGCACTTTTAggtctttctctttctcttccagcaGGATATTACTTTTTCcaatcttccccttcacTGTCACCTTCTGTATATTCCGACCAAGAACTCAAATCATCAAAATCGCTCACACCATTTCACAAACTCGTCACGATCAAAatcccatcttcctcatatGGGTTTTTCGACAAACCTTACAGGTTGGATGGGGAGGTCGCAGATGTGAAAGGTGGAGAGGTGGTGATTCAGCACGTTATGGTAAAAAGTCCTGATATTCAAATCGAGCGCCCATACACACTTATCAACGACCCAAATGCCGCaaatggagaaagggaaatgcGGATGGTAGTGAAGCGAGTGCGTGGGGGAGAGGTAGGAAG AGTGGTACATACTACCAAAGAGGGCGAGATGCTTGGTGTGCGAGGGCCTATACCGACATTCTCTATTTACCCTCAACGGTATGACAAAATCATTATG ATATCAACGGGCACTGCTGTCTCCCCTTTCCTTCAACTTCTCGCGAAGCTTTCCCCCTCAAATGCTCCAAGATTAGAACTCATCCAGGCCCTTCCTGCTCTCTCTTCCAGTAcgcctcccttctctcatGAGTCTTTAGACCGAGCCGCACCCATTAAGTGGGACTGGGTAGACACAAATGAGGACCCTTCCTTCTTACCCTCCTTGGAGAAAAAGTTTGGAGAAAAACTAAAGATCACCAGGTTTCCTCAAGGTGCTGTACCTGCAGGCGCAGTGCAGGCAGCTCTCGAGGGAATGAACAGAGAGCGAGTGCTTGTCCTTGTTTGCCTCCCGCCCTG GTTAATGCGACCCCTTTGCGGGGGGATGACCCGCAATCTTGACCAGGGACCGGTTACTGGTGTGTTGAGAGAGCTGGGCCTAGGAAGCAAACAGGTCTATAAGCTCGAATAG
- a CDS encoding expressed protein, with product MLSLEDHLRRERTVFRRLSSTMMMNDAAYSRRRKQIPSLSSLLAIFPQPLRILLVLFPFSPSLPIVYASLS from the exons ATGCTGAGCTTGGAAGATCATctgaggagagaaaggacCGTCTTCCGCCGGTTGTCgtcgacgatgatgatgaatgacGCTGCATATAGTCGTCGGCGCAAGCA AATACCATCcctctcatctcttctaGCCATCTTTCCTCAACCTCTGCGAATTCTCCTCGTGCTATTCCCTTTCTCAccatcccttcccatcGTTTATGCGTCCCTCTCCTGA
- a CDS encoding conserved expressed protein: protein MLAPYHLQPLIPQLRPAPDLLQFDTQHSLAPRSSSPPQSPVRSSNNNNEHREIRCVEGYGYNLYVGASDGTVEWWVCEGSMYPQANGWVMRHKHTLFPRRPVSKMYILPKVSKLFVISDGTMHALTLPSLEVVPSTIIPTMRGVVSVILNDDELDYGQGSEEKTDMTVVIVRRRVLGIYRLGNRLQSIKEIPLPSAPTAHALFQTYLCCALLSPETSQIVNCVVDLSDASLTEVLPVSQVPPLEGEGGEGQEAVNANIVVIPDEKEFLVTSYTGTSTMGVFLNGQGDPVRGTITWTSHPLSITVESNWIIALLSDQTISIHSLSDLDGPAQVISLPPGTNATSLSYSPYGVRVSDVFSGEKLKPSKMRFLSGKIAPTVESPATVEEHGKRQGDSIKEKEDDPPAGSGLTPPSSPKPTLEHTADKSPAFITAMCETFLVTPSSILSLIPTPDIMLLENLCEEHQLSEAASLVSDIRRRYRKGTIEPSPSPIDTLNASHLIRYLSLVLASHLTLSASFEKAAEYWVKGKVDPRWVVRLFEGLRGKMIGSEEEGEIFSGLANTFMDMDLVDDSTSSIKRNYSPHLTPSTSLSPASTDLRQALENEANKMLAEVLSKIRGTRRKGGGARGLDSRKIDMVVDTTLAKLLTLLANDSQEPTEQLLALLSSSNDIIMSEVEPFLEKRKYVLAKVKEKNGEWGRVLDILRELVESGDQDPMCKDPVQEVALALTNVQDVDTWTDHVLWLTAKRPEKALDVIINHPPATLSPANFLPRLQPYPETHQAYLEHIVVKQRSPSRDLHQQLLCSLLDEIQRTIVDDGVKYHLDELQEEYKKETERIAGIKGKERETFIYFFARLAPDTPIKRLRLKLAFFLHGSPFYDITQAEQRLEGMERLVYEKAIVYGKLGKHRPALQLLALTLSDPLSAQTYATASGEILPPRLARSASSISGIGALEAWATLGEVGKRKKVKDDGGKLEEALVQDLLDVYMQDGTPLSLHCASTLLNTLPHLLPLYPILGSMPASWPLNIVSPFFVRSIRRGTHKRWEGMVRKGIARGEFAEVEERWLEEMRGMVFSYNPIRRNHS, encoded by the exons ATGCTCGCCCCCTACCACCTCCAGCCCCTCATCCCGCAGCTCCGCCCGGCACCAGACCTCCTCCAGTTCGATACACAGCACAGCCTCGCGCCccgctcctcctcgcctcccCAGTCGCCCGTCCGCAGCAGTAACAACAACAATGAACACAGGGAGATCAGATGCGTGGAAGGCTACGGCTACAATCTCTACGTCGGAGCCTCTGACGGTACAGTGGAGTGGTGGGTCTGCGAGGGATCAATGTATCCGCAG GCAAATGGGTGGGTGATGCGGCATAAACATACTCTGTTCCCTCGCAGGCCAGTCAGTAAGATGTACATCCTCCCAAAGGTATCCAAGCTTTTTGTGATATCCG ACGGCACAATGCATGCGCTcactcttccatccttgGAAGTCGTTCCAAGTACTATAATACCGACCATGCGAGGTGTAGTGTCCGTTATACTGAACGATGACGAGCTTGATTATGGACAGGGGTCAGAGGAAAAGACGGATATGACTGTCGTCATTGTTCGTCGACGAGTTCTTGGGATCTATAGGCTTGGAAACAGGCTTCAATCCATTAAA GAAATACCGCTTCCATCAGCTCCCACTGCCCATGCTCTGTTCCAAACCTATCTCTGTTGTGCGCTGCTCTCTCCCGAGACATCTCAAATAGTCAACTGCGTCGTCGACCTATCAGATGCGTCACTCACAGAGGTACTTCCCGTATCCCAAGTACCGCCtttggaaggagaaggaggtgaaggCCAGGAAGCAGTGAATGCAAACATCGTGGTAATCCCTGACGAAAAGGAATTCCTCGTCACTAGTTATACCGGAACATCAACGATGGGCGTGTTCTTAAACGGGCAGGGTGATCCAGTAAGAGGAACGATCACATGGACGAGTCACCCATTGTCGATAA CTGTCGAGTCAAATTGGATCATAGCTTTACTTTCTGACCAAACCATATCTATCCACTCCCTATCAGATTTGGACGGCCCCGCTCAAGTCATATCGCTCCCACCTGGAACAAACGCTACGTCTTTGAGTTATTCTCCTTACGGAGTGAGGGTCAGCGATGTGTTTAGCGGAGAAAAATTGAAACCCTCCAAAATGAGGTTTTTGAGCGGCAAGATTGCCCCTACGGTTGAGAGCCCAGCCACTGTTGAGGAACATGGTAAAAGACAAGGAGACTCgataaaagaaaaggaagatgatccACCTGCAGGGTCCGGGCTCACACCCCCGTCCTCTCCCAAGCCAACTTTAGAACATACTGCAGACAAGTCTCCTGCATTTATAACAGCAATGTGTGAAACGTTTCTCGTCAccccatcctccattcTTTCACTCATTCCAACTCCTGACATCATGCTTCTCGAAAACCTATGTGAAGAACACCAGCTGAGTGAGGCTGCATCGCTGGTATCTGATATCCGCCGTCGCTACCGCAAGGGAACTATTGAACCATCGCCTTCGCCTATTGACACCCTCAACGCTTCACATCTCATTCGTTACTTGTCCCTCGTCCTTGCTTCACATCTCACACTGTCTGCATCATTTGAAAAGGCTGCAGAGTACTGGGTCAAGGGAAAGGTGGATCCGAGATGGGTCGTCCGGTTGTTTGAGGGGTTGAGAGGAAAGATGATCGgctcagaagaagagggagagataTTCTCTGGATTGGCAAATACTTTTATGGACATGGATTTGGTGGATGATTCGA CCTCATCCATCAAGAGAAACTACTCTCCTCACCTCACTCCATCTACGTCTCTCTCCCCAGCATCGACTGATCTCCGACAAGCGTTGGAAAACGAAGCCAACAAGATGCTAGCAGAAGTATTGTCAAAAATACGCGGCACCcgaagaaaaggtggaggtgccAGAGGTTTGGATAGTCGGAAAATTGACATG GTGGTCGACACTACACTCGCAAAATTGCTGACTTTGCTTGCCAATGATTCCCAGGAGCCTACAGAGCAGCTGTTAGCGCTTCTATCTTCCTCAAacgatatcatcatgtCCGAAGTGGAACCTttcttggagaagagaaagtaTGTCCTCGCAAAagtcaaggagaagaatggagagtGGGGAAGAGTGCTGGATATATTACGAGA ATTGGTGGAAAGTGGAGACCAGGACCCCATGTGCAAAGATCCTGTGCAAGAAGTGGCCTTGGCTCTGACGAACGTTCAAGATGTGGATACATGGACAGATCACGTGCTATGGCTGACAGCGAAAAGACCCGAGAAAGCCCTTGAT GTGATTATCAACCATCCTCCAGCCACTCTATCCCCCGCGaatttccttcctcgtctccaGCCCTATCCCGAAACGCATCAAGCATACCTTGAACATATTGTAGTCAAGCAGCGGTCTCCATCTCGAGATCTGCATCAACAACTCTTGTGCTCCTTGCTCGACGAAATTCAGCGTACAATAGTAGACGATGGCGTCAAATACCATTTGGATGAACTGCAAGAAGAGTATAAGAAGGAGACTGAAAGGATTGCAGGgatcaagggcaaggagcGGGAAACGTTCATCTACTTCTTTGCTCGCCTGGCACCAGACACACCCATAAAGAGGCTGAGACTAAAATTGGCCTTCTTTTTACACGGCTCACCCTTCTACGACATCACTCAAGCAGAGCAGCGACTTGAAGGGATGGAGCGTTTGGTATATGAGAAGGCCATCGTCTACGGAAAG TTAGGGAAGCATAGGCCAGCCCTCCAACTTCTTGCGCTCACCCTGTCTGATCCGTTGAGCGCACAGACATACGCAACCGCCTCGGGCGAAATACTCCCACCTCGTCTAGCTCGATCTGCATCGTCCATCAGCGGTATTGGGGCACTCGAGGCTTGGGCTACTTTGGGAGAGGTTGGCAAACGGAAAAAGGTCAAAGATGACGGAGGAaagctggaagaagcaCTAGTCCAAGATCTCTTGGATGTTTACATGCAGGATGG CACACCACTTTCCCTTCACTGTGCATCTACACTTCTAAAcacccttcctcatcttcttccgctaTATCCCATCCTCGGATCAATGCCCGCATCTTGGCCATTAAATATCGTGTCACCGTTTTTTGTTCGTTCCATCAGGAGAGGGACGCATAAACgatgggaagggatggTGAGAAAGGGAATAGCACGAGGAGAATTCGCAGAGGTTGAGGAAAGATGGCtagaagagatgagaggGATGGTATTCTCGTATAATCCCATAAGACGGAATCATTCTTAA
- a CDS encoding conserved expressed protein encodes MLAPYHLQPLIPQLRPAPDLLQFDTQHSLAPRSSSPPQSPVRSSNNNNEHREIRCVEGYGYNLYVGASDGTVEWWVCEGSMYPQANGWVMRHKHTLFPRRPVSKMYILPKVSKLFVISDGTMHALTLPSLEVVPSTIIPTMRGVVSVILNDDELDYGQGSEEKTDMTVVIVRRRVLGIYRLGNRLQSIKEIPLPSAPTAHALFQTYLCCALLSPETSQIVNCVVDLSDASLTEVLPVSQVPPLEGEGGEGQEAVNANIVVIPDEKEFLVTSYTGTSTMGVFLNGQGDPVRGTITWTSHPLSITVESNWIIALLSDQTISIHSLSDLDGPAQVISLPPGTNATSLSYSPYGVRVSDVFSGEKLKPSKMRFLSGKIAPTVESPATVEEHGKRQGDSIKEKEDDPPAGSGLTPPSSPKPTLEHTADKSPAFITAMCETFLVTPSSILSLIPTPDIMLLENLCEEHQLSEAASLVSDIRRRYRKGTIEPSPSPIDTLNASHLIRYLSLVLASHLTLSASFEKAAEYWVKGKVDPRWVVRLFEGLRGKMIGSEEEGEIFSGLANTFMDMDLVDDSIASSIKRNYSPHLTPSTSLSPASTDLRQALENEANKMLAEVLSKIRGTRRKGGGARGLDSRKIDMVVDTTLAKLLTLLANDSQEPTEQLLALLSSSNDIIMSEVEPFLEKRKYVLAKVKEKNGEWGRVLDILRELVESGDQDPMCKDPVQEVALALTNVQDVDTWTDHVLWLTAKRPEKALDVIINHPPATLSPANFLPRLQPYPETHQAYLEHIVVKQRSPSRDLHQQLLCSLLDEIQRTIVDDGVKYHLDELQEEYKKETERIAGIKGKERETFIYFFARLAPDTPIKRLRLKLAFFLHGSPFYDITQAEQRLEGMERLVYEKAIVYGKLGKHRPALQLLALTLSDPLSAQTYATASGEILPPRLARSASSISGIGALEAWATLGEVGKRKKVKDDGGKLEEALVQDLLDVYMQDGTPLSLHCASTLLNTLPHLLPLYPILGSMPASWPLNIVSPFFVRSIRRGTHKRWEGMVRKGIARGEFAEVEERWLEEMRGMVFSYNPIRRNHS; translated from the exons ATGCTCGCCCCCTACCACCTCCAGCCCCTCATCCCGCAGCTCCGCCCGGCACCAGACCTCCTCCAGTTCGATACACAGCACAGCCTCGCGCCccgctcctcctcgcctcccCAGTCGCCCGTCCGCAGCAGTAACAACAACAATGAACACAGGGAGATCAGATGCGTGGAAGGCTACGGCTACAATCTCTACGTCGGAGCCTCTGACGGTACAGTGGAGTGGTGGGTCTGCGAGGGATCAATGTATCCGCAG GCAAATGGGTGGGTGATGCGGCATAAACATACTCTGTTCCCTCGCAGGCCAGTCAGTAAGATGTACATCCTCCCAAAGGTATCCAAGCTTTTTGTGATATCCG ACGGCACAATGCATGCGCTcactcttccatccttgGAAGTCGTTCCAAGTACTATAATACCGACCATGCGAGGTGTAGTGTCCGTTATACTGAACGATGACGAGCTTGATTATGGACAGGGGTCAGAGGAAAAGACGGATATGACTGTCGTCATTGTTCGTCGACGAGTTCTTGGGATCTATAGGCTTGGAAACAGGCTTCAATCCATTAAA GAAATACCGCTTCCATCAGCTCCCACTGCCCATGCTCTGTTCCAAACCTATCTCTGTTGTGCGCTGCTCTCTCCCGAGACATCTCAAATAGTCAACTGCGTCGTCGACCTATCAGATGCGTCACTCACAGAGGTACTTCCCGTATCCCAAGTACCGCCtttggaaggagaaggaggtgaaggCCAGGAAGCAGTGAATGCAAACATCGTGGTAATCCCTGACGAAAAGGAATTCCTCGTCACTAGTTATACCGGAACATCAACGATGGGCGTGTTCTTAAACGGGCAGGGTGATCCAGTAAGAGGAACGATCACATGGACGAGTCACCCATTGTCGATAA CTGTCGAGTCAAATTGGATCATAGCTTTACTTTCTGACCAAACCATATCTATCCACTCCCTATCAGATTTGGACGGCCCCGCTCAAGTCATATCGCTCCCACCTGGAACAAACGCTACGTCTTTGAGTTATTCTCCTTACGGAGTGAGGGTCAGCGATGTGTTTAGCGGAGAAAAATTGAAACCCTCCAAAATGAGGTTTTTGAGCGGCAAGATTGCCCCTACGGTTGAGAGCCCAGCCACTGTTGAGGAACATGGTAAAAGACAAGGAGACTCgataaaagaaaaggaagatgatccACCTGCAGGGTCCGGGCTCACACCCCCGTCCTCTCCCAAGCCAACTTTAGAACATACTGCAGACAAGTCTCCTGCATTTATAACAGCAATGTGTGAAACGTTTCTCGTCAccccatcctccattcTTTCACTCATTCCAACTCCTGACATCATGCTTCTCGAAAACCTATGTGAAGAACACCAGCTGAGTGAGGCTGCATCGCTGGTATCTGATATCCGCCGTCGCTACCGCAAGGGAACTATTGAACCATCGCCTTCGCCTATTGACACCCTCAACGCTTCACATCTCATTCGTTACTTGTCCCTCGTCCTTGCTTCACATCTCACACTGTCTGCATCATTTGAAAAGGCTGCAGAGTACTGGGTCAAGGGAAAGGTGGATCCGAGATGGGTCGTCCGGTTGTTTGAGGGGTTGAGAGGAAAGATGATCGgctcagaagaagagggagagataTTCTCTGGATTGGCAAATACTTTTATGGACATGGATTTGGTGGATGATTCGA TAGCCTCATCCATCAAGAGAAACTACTCTCCTCACCTCACTCCATCTACGTCTCTCTCCCCAGCATCGACTGATCTCCGACAAGCGTTGGAAAACGAAGCCAACAAGATGCTAGCAGAAGTATTGTCAAAAATACGCGGCACCcgaagaaaaggtggaggtgccAGAGGTTTGGATAGTCGGAAAATTGACATG GTGGTCGACACTACACTCGCAAAATTGCTGACTTTGCTTGCCAATGATTCCCAGGAGCCTACAGAGCAGCTGTTAGCGCTTCTATCTTCCTCAAacgatatcatcatgtCCGAAGTGGAACCTttcttggagaagagaaagtaTGTCCTCGCAAAagtcaaggagaagaatggagagtGGGGAAGAGTGCTGGATATATTACGAGA ATTGGTGGAAAGTGGAGACCAGGACCCCATGTGCAAAGATCCTGTGCAAGAAGTGGCCTTGGCTCTGACGAACGTTCAAGATGTGGATACATGGACAGATCACGTGCTATGGCTGACAGCGAAAAGACCCGAGAAAGCCCTTGAT GTGATTATCAACCATCCTCCAGCCACTCTATCCCCCGCGaatttccttcctcgtctccaGCCCTATCCCGAAACGCATCAAGCATACCTTGAACATATTGTAGTCAAGCAGCGGTCTCCATCTCGAGATCTGCATCAACAACTCTTGTGCTCCTTGCTCGACGAAATTCAGCGTACAATAGTAGACGATGGCGTCAAATACCATTTGGATGAACTGCAAGAAGAGTATAAGAAGGAGACTGAAAGGATTGCAGGgatcaagggcaaggagcGGGAAACGTTCATCTACTTCTTTGCTCGCCTGGCACCAGACACACCCATAAAGAGGCTGAGACTAAAATTGGCCTTCTTTTTACACGGCTCACCCTTCTACGACATCACTCAAGCAGAGCAGCGACTTGAAGGGATGGAGCGTTTGGTATATGAGAAGGCCATCGTCTACGGAAAG TTAGGGAAGCATAGGCCAGCCCTCCAACTTCTTGCGCTCACCCTGTCTGATCCGTTGAGCGCACAGACATACGCAACCGCCTCGGGCGAAATACTCCCACCTCGTCTAGCTCGATCTGCATCGTCCATCAGCGGTATTGGGGCACTCGAGGCTTGGGCTACTTTGGGAGAGGTTGGCAAACGGAAAAAGGTCAAAGATGACGGAGGAaagctggaagaagcaCTAGTCCAAGATCTCTTGGATGTTTACATGCAGGATGG CACACCACTTTCCCTTCACTGTGCATCTACACTTCTAAAcacccttcctcatcttcttccgctaTATCCCATCCTCGGATCAATGCCCGCATCTTGGCCATTAAATATCGTGTCACCGTTTTTTGTTCGTTCCATCAGGAGAGGGACGCATAAACgatgggaagggatggTGAGAAAGGGAATAGCACGAGGAGAATTCGCAGAGGTTGAGGAAAGATGGCtagaagagatgagaggGATGGTATTCTCGTATAATCCCATAAGACGGAATCATTCTTAA
- a CDS encoding expressed protein — protein MVLPEARPLHLPLSSIIPPSGPNPGPPHTLPVPSYILGPLPPTSPLHLALRYLDLADDATREDCASNARHGSNSQGSNSQNMTRGEHDGKGALNTPTRVLLVTGPKAAFQDAIESEDERWFREHGGWMSVIQKLKRIDMRFCPSAKHLQLLLTLLSKNQSRQANADSHTLDGCPGLVILWNVAELFMVSSTDTELQENKVKEDKNGNSPGCSSGKQFNASICISDYLNVLAAARETANHFSSIDPSGLSTQLVVMEPNLTAHSSLPVLPPSAQGESSGVSSRQAPREKRIFVVDGARHLMGESNVAVIQQQGEEQEVPTEYELTVGRAQGTFAMKRQRRKGGDWTAQQDELHGWEWEWE, from the exons ATGGTCCTTCCCGAAGCGAGACCACTACATCTGCCCCTATCCTCCATTATCCCACCTTCCGGTCCTAATCCAGGGCCGCCGCACACCCTCCCCGTGCCCAGCTACATTCTTGGCCCTCTTCCGCCCAcgtctcctcttcacttGGCACTCCGTTACCTTGACCTGGCAGATGACGCTACCAGAGAAGACTGCGCTTCCAATGCAAGACATGGCAGCAACAGCCAAGGCAGCAACAGCCAAAATATGACACGAGGTGAACACGATGGAAAAGGCGCGCTAAACACACCTACCAGGGTTCTCCTAGTGACGGGACCTAAAGCAGCGTTTCAAGATGCGATTGAaagtgaggatgagagatggTTCCGTGAGCACGGAGGGTGGATGAGCGTCATTCAAAAGCTGAAGAGGATTGATATGAG ATTTTGTCCCTCTGCGAAACACCTTCAATTACTCCTCACTCTACTCTCGAAGAATCAAAGTAGGCAGGCCAACGCTGATAGCCACACGTTGGATGGCTGTCCCGGTTTAGTGATCCTATGGAATGTGGCGGAGCTGTTCATGGTGTCGTCTACTGACACTGAACTACAAGAAAACAAAGTAAAAGAAGACAAGAATGGCAATTCGCCAGGGTGCAGCAGTGGCAAGCAATTCAACGCCAG TATCTGCATTTCTGATTACCTCAATGTACTTGCTGCCGCCAGAGAGACAGCCAATCATTTCTCTTCTATCGACCCATC GGGACTTTCGACTCAACTCGTGGTCATGGAACCTAACTTGACAGCTCATTCCAGTCTGCCGGTGCTTCCACCCAGTGCCCAGGGCGAATCGTCCGGTGTCTCATCGCGACAAGCGCccagggagaagagaataTTTGTTGTGGACGGAGCCAGGCACTTGATGGGTGAGAGTAACGTGGCTGTGATACAACAACAAG gagaagagcaggaggTACCCACAGAATATGAGTTGACAGTAGGCCGTGCGCAAGGGACTTTTGCAATGAAACGGCAACGTCGCAAAGGCGGAGATTGGACAGCGCAACAAGACGAGCTGCACGGctgggaatgggaatgggaatga